The following proteins come from a genomic window of Galactobacillus timonensis:
- the ispE gene encoding 4-(cytidine 5'-diphospho)-2-C-methyl-D-erythritol kinase yields the protein MKERAYAKINLCLDVVKGRKDGYHDLRMIMVPIDFYDVLEMTRAEETSLRLNRSYLPVDEKNTVIKAISVLRDMYHFDSEYACVLEKHIPTQAGLAGGSADAAAAIRMLNRMEHLHMTRNDMVKAARSVGSDVPFCVLNQPALVEGTGEVIEPFVCHPDFHVLLVKPKRGVSTALAFQKFDELETPVHPDVDGMRQALIEGDYAGVVRRLANSLEDVSMDLVPEIKKVKQELTDFGFDGVLMSGSGSTVFGITQSRRLLNDACDTMRQRGYFTRMTRILARSAV from the coding sequence ATGAAAGAGCGTGCGTATGCGAAAATCAATCTCTGTCTGGATGTTGTCAAGGGGCGGAAGGACGGTTATCACGATCTCAGGATGATCATGGTACCGATTGATTTCTATGATGTACTGGAGATGACACGTGCCGAAGAGACGAGCCTGCGCTTAAACCGCTCCTATCTTCCGGTGGATGAAAAAAATACGGTGATCAAGGCGATCAGCGTATTGCGGGACATGTATCATTTTGATTCGGAATATGCCTGTGTATTAGAGAAGCACATACCGACACAGGCCGGCCTCGCAGGCGGAAGCGCCGACGCAGCGGCCGCCATCCGCATGCTCAACCGGATGGAACATCTTCATATGACACGTAACGATATGGTGAAAGCGGCACGGTCGGTAGGCTCTGACGTACCGTTCTGCGTACTGAATCAGCCGGCACTGGTGGAAGGAACGGGCGAGGTGATTGAGCCGTTTGTCTGCCACCCTGACTTCCATGTGCTGCTGGTGAAGCCGAAGCGCGGTGTTTCGACGGCTCTTGCCTTTCAGAAGTTTGATGAGCTGGAGACACCGGTGCATCCGGATGTGGACGGGATGCGGCAGGCGCTGATCGAGGGGGATTATGCTGGCGTTGTTAGGCGTCTAGCCAATTCGCTGGAAGATGTGTCGATGGACCTTGTGCCGGAAATCAAAAAGGTGAAGCAGGAACTGACGGACTTTGGCTTTGATGGCGTACTGATGTCAGGCTCCGGCTCAACGGTGTTTGGTATTACGCAATCGCGCCGGCTGTTGAACGATGCCTGTGATACGATGCGCCAGCGCGGCTATTTTACGCGTATGACGCGGATCTTGGCACGATCAGCGGTATAG
- the rnmV gene encoding ribonuclease M5, with protein MKQRIKQVIVVEGHHDTDTLKKYYDCDTIETGGSSLDDATLKFIAKVQKVRGVIVFTDPDSPGNRIRSRINQTVPGCLNAFVEKKDARTDKKVGVEHASKEALDQALGNLVVIDEDPSGDLTMTDLYLMGFTGAKDAAALREYVGSVYHIGNGNARTMAHRLRCLGITKEQLKETIVQWKNAK; from the coding sequence ATGAAGCAGCGCATCAAGCAGGTGATCGTTGTGGAAGGACATCACGACACCGATACCCTCAAAAAATACTATGACTGCGACACGATTGAGACGGGCGGCAGCTCTCTTGATGACGCGACGCTGAAGTTCATTGCCAAAGTTCAGAAGGTGCGCGGCGTCATTGTGTTCACTGACCCCGATTCACCCGGCAACCGGATCCGCAGCCGCATCAATCAGACGGTACCCGGCTGTCTCAATGCCTTTGTAGAAAAGAAAGATGCCCGTACCGACAAGAAGGTCGGCGTCGAACATGCCTCGAAGGAGGCACTGGATCAGGCACTTGGCAACCTCGTTGTCATCGACGAAGATCCATCGGGCGATCTGACGATGACAGATCTCTATCTCATGGGCTTTACCGGCGCAAAAGATGCCGCGGCTTTACGGGAATATGTCGGATCCGTGTATCATATAGGAAACGGAAATGCCAGGACCATGGCGCATCGCCTGCGCTGTCTTGGCATCACGAAAGAACAGCTGAAAGAGACGATAGTACAGTGGAAGAACGCAAAATGA
- the rsmA gene encoding 16S rRNA (adenine(1518)-N(6)/adenine(1519)-N(6))-dimethyltransferase RsmA: MEERKMIAVPSRTKEILEKYDLRAKKGFGQNFLVDPVIVTRCAEQSHSEGAVIEIGPGLGALTEALARVSKHVTCYEVDEDMVEVLKDTLSAYDNVEVILQDFLEADLHEKTKALKEAYGSISVCANLPYYITTPVLFKIFEEGDIPWITVMVQKEVGDRFAAAPGSAEYSALSVEGQYLYSIRKLFTVPGRSFNPSPAVDSIILQFARRDNLDPSVNTADFFALVRASFQQRRKTIYNNLRTYFDDAQRASDVLRRAGIEPSHRAQELSVDDLMKIYRESL, from the coding sequence GTGGAAGAACGCAAAATGATCGCCGTCCCCTCAAGGACGAAGGAAATCCTGGAAAAGTATGATCTCAGGGCGAAGAAAGGCTTCGGCCAGAATTTTCTTGTGGATCCGGTCATTGTGACACGCTGCGCAGAACAATCACACAGCGAAGGTGCTGTCATCGAGATCGGGCCTGGGCTGGGCGCATTGACGGAGGCTCTTGCCCGCGTCTCAAAGCACGTGACCTGTTATGAAGTGGATGAAGATATGGTCGAGGTGCTGAAGGATACACTCAGCGCTTATGACAATGTCGAAGTCATTCTGCAGGACTTCCTGGAAGCTGATCTGCATGAAAAGACTAAGGCGCTGAAGGAAGCCTACGGTTCCATCAGCGTATGTGCCAACCTGCCGTACTATATAACGACACCGGTACTGTTCAAGATCTTTGAAGAAGGGGATATTCCCTGGATTACGGTGATGGTACAGAAAGAAGTCGGTGACCGTTTTGCGGCGGCACCGGGCAGCGCAGAGTACAGTGCACTCTCCGTCGAGGGACAGTATCTCTATTCGATCCGGAAGCTGTTTACGGTACCGGGAAGGAGCTTCAATCCTTCGCCAGCGGTGGATTCGATTATTCTTCAGTTTGCGCGGCGTGACAATCTGGATCCGTCTGTGAACACGGCTGACTTCTTTGCGCTGGTGCGGGCATCGTTCCAGCAGCGGCGCAAGACGATCTACAACAATCTGCGTACGTACTTTGATGATGCACAGAGGGCGTCGGATGTGTTGCGGCGGGCGGGCATCGAACCTTCGCACCGGGCGCAGGAGCTGTCGGTGGATGATCTGATGAAGATCTATCGGGAGTCGTTATGA
- a CDS encoding IS1182 family transposase, with the protein MIDLPQLDLGSYNGLYDILIPGDNFWRQMNETIDFSFVAKEVQKNYSDCMGRTAADPVLLFKYLLLKTARKLSDRDLIERVRYDMEMKYFLGYRPEETEFIDPSLLTKFRRTRLKDTDLLDVLIGKTVEIGKKKGVIHDHEKIIVDSTHTNALYQHISPREELIRRAKELRKSVYAADETMKDRMPKKRESSGLLEDEIEYCKELLDLIASDERLQKIPDIQERLNYLKEGVEDTREQLEFSRDPDAKVGHKTADTSFFGYKTHIAMTTDRVIVSAAVTTGEKHDGKQAADLIEKAEDAGVTVDALIGDGAYSEKDNIEYTSEKGIKLASKLSENVLHGSREKKFEFNKDAGMYVCPAGHMAVRKSKGGQEKAANGSDTKVVTYFFDVEKCRNCPLRNGCYKEGAKSKTYSVKIKSDTHIAQMDYMKSDEFRELYAERYKIEAKNAELKQTLDYGNAHACGMSGMTIQAAVSIFFVNLKRIKTLETSVKGAPDKE; encoded by the coding sequence ATGATTGATTTGCCCCAGTTGGATCTTGGCTCTTATAACGGGCTCTACGATATTCTGATCCCTGGAGATAACTTCTGGCGTCAGATGAACGAAACGATTGACTTCTCTTTTGTTGCTAAAGAAGTTCAGAAGAACTACAGCGACTGTATGGGCAGAACTGCAGCTGATCCGGTACTGCTGTTCAAATATCTGCTTCTTAAGACCGCACGTAAGCTCAGTGATCGTGATCTGATTGAAAGAGTCCGATATGACATGGAAATGAAATACTTTCTGGGCTACAGGCCTGAGGAAACTGAATTCATTGATCCGAGCCTGCTTACCAAATTCCGCAGAACCAGACTCAAGGATACCGATCTGCTGGATGTGCTGATTGGCAAGACTGTTGAAATCGGGAAGAAGAAAGGAGTCATTCATGATCATGAAAAGATCATCGTCGATTCCACTCATACCAATGCACTATACCAGCATATTTCTCCGCGTGAGGAACTGATCAGGCGGGCAAAGGAACTGAGAAAGTCTGTATATGCAGCGGATGAAACCATGAAGGACAGAATGCCGAAGAAGCGGGAAAGCAGCGGTCTTCTGGAGGATGAAATCGAATACTGCAAGGAACTGCTGGATCTGATCGCTTCAGATGAGCGGCTTCAGAAGATACCGGATATCCAGGAACGTCTCAATTACCTGAAAGAAGGAGTTGAAGACACGAGAGAACAGCTGGAATTCTCCAGAGATCCGGATGCGAAAGTGGGACACAAGACTGCAGACACTTCCTTCTTCGGGTATAAGACGCATATTGCCATGACCACGGACAGAGTCATTGTGAGTGCAGCAGTGACAACCGGAGAGAAACATGACGGCAAGCAGGCGGCAGATCTGATTGAGAAAGCAGAAGACGCAGGAGTAACCGTAGACGCTCTGATTGGTGATGGCGCATATTCCGAGAAAGACAATATTGAATACACCTCAGAAAAAGGAATTAAGCTGGCATCAAAGCTGAGTGAGAATGTTCTGCATGGAAGCCGGGAGAAAAAGTTTGAGTTCAACAAGGATGCCGGGATGTATGTATGCCCGGCAGGACATATGGCAGTCAGAAAAAGCAAAGGCGGTCAGGAGAAAGCAGCGAATGGTTCTGATACAAAAGTAGTTACCTATTTCTTCGATGTAGAGAAATGCAGAAACTGTCCTTTGCGAAACGGCTGTTACAAGGAAGGTGCGAAGTCTAAAACCTACTCGGTAAAGATCAAATCAGATACGCATATTGCTCAGATGGATTACATGAAATCAGATGAATTCAGAGAACTATATGCTGAGCGATACAAGATCGAGGCTAAGAATGCGGAACTGAAGCAGACCCTCGATTATGGAAATGCCCATGCGTGTGGAATGAGCGGAATGACGATACAGGCAGCAGTATCGATTTTTTTTGTGAACCTGAAGAGGATAAAAACACTGGAAACCAGCGTTAAGGGAGCACCAGATAAGGAATAA
- a CDS encoding TatD family hydrolase, whose protein sequence is MENIHYVDSHAHLMGEEFQNDLDTVLEKTKAHRVDRIMIITLKEEEARRAKAFVQSQEGKGIDFRIATAIFPDEAGTYTEDDYERFEAMAGDPMITAVGEIGIDYHWEKDPVIQEKQRQLFIRQIETAKKLNKPILVHSRDAIQDTFDILREHKVHGLIHCYSGTKEMAREFVKQGYYIALGGAVTFKNSRHAKEVAADIDVNYLLSETDCPYMAPEPVRGTRNDPSNIPYIVDVLAKCRGITVEEMAAQIDVNWTRFLEGK, encoded by the coding sequence ATGGAAAACATTCATTATGTAGATTCCCATGCCCACCTCATGGGAGAAGAGTTTCAAAATGATCTGGATACGGTACTGGAAAAGACTAAGGCGCACCGCGTCGACCGCATCATGATCATTACCCTCAAGGAAGAGGAAGCGCGCCGCGCGAAGGCGTTTGTACAAAGTCAGGAAGGAAAGGGAATCGACTTCCGGATTGCGACTGCCATTTTTCCCGACGAAGCCGGCACATACACCGAAGATGACTATGAACGGTTTGAAGCGATGGCGGGTGATCCGATGATCACTGCGGTCGGCGAGATCGGTATCGACTATCACTGGGAAAAGGATCCCGTCATTCAGGAAAAGCAGCGGCAGCTCTTTATCCGTCAGATCGAGACGGCAAAGAAGCTGAACAAGCCCATTCTGGTGCACAGCCGCGATGCGATTCAGGATACCTTTGACATCCTCCGGGAACACAAGGTCCATGGCCTTATTCACTGCTACTCGGGCACGAAGGAGATGGCACGGGAATTTGTGAAGCAGGGCTATTACATCGCCCTGGGCGGAGCGGTAACGTTCAAAAACAGCCGTCACGCAAAGGAAGTGGCCGCAGATATTGATGTGAACTATCTGCTTTCGGAGACGGACTGTCCCTATATGGCGCCGGAACCGGTACGGGGAACGCGCAATGATCCGTCCAACATTCCGTATATTGTGGATGTGCTTGCAAAGTGCCGCGGTATTACGGTGGAAGAGATGGCGGCACAGATCGATGTCAACTGGACCCGCTTTCTGGAGGGAAAATGA